The Sebastes umbrosus isolate fSebUmb1 chromosome 1, fSebUmb1.pri, whole genome shotgun sequence genome includes the window TATCATCTATGAGGCTCTGGACTTTGGGGGTGGTGCAATACACATTAGAGTACTGGaggtaggtaaaaaaaaaaggcacaagaCGATCAGCAAACTAAACAAACCCTCTAATAGTTATGAAGGAGAGTTGGGCCACTGTTAggaaaaagtagtaatattaccaGAAAGAAAGTTGTATGtataaaaagattataattgtattttttttaggattAAAGAGGAAAatgtatgagaaaaaagtcataatatttctaaATTTGAATTCTCTTAAACAGGAGAGCATTGACATGTCAAAAGAAAGATTTGAATGACCTTAAGTTATGTATTCTTTTTCCATTATCGCATCATGTTTCCTATTTATATTACTATTTCATTATGctttattttaactttattttcatatttaagtTGTGCTTGTTTTAGTATTTCTATATGCACTTCTATATATGTTGCACTTTTATCTGTTTTGAATTCAAGAATTTGTTCTTTCATTGGCACTTTATCTGCTTTATATGAGATCGCTTCTGATATTTGCctcttattttttatatatatcaggTTATTTTCTGTACTTAAATTTCACCTGCTTTATATGGGCTTATTTCTCTTATCCATATCTTACTTACCTATATGAACTATTTCATTTATTCTGCACTTGCACCTCCATCTGTTTCTAAATGGGCTCAGTGCTGCTTGATATACTCTATGTTTCATTTTATATCCTGTAAACTGTttctggaaagcactttgtgcttatGCTTGAAAagagctatataaataaataatattatttttaagttataAGTTTCACCAATAACTTTTCTCtcacaatattacaacttttgcTCATAAAAATCAGACTTTATTAtgaaatactatgactttttctcgtaatattacgattatACTCTTTAAATCACAGTGGccctaatataaaaaaatagtgcTGCCATACTTGGAATATTGACACCAACGTCACGGCACCATAATACCTGTGAAGGAAAAGGAGGATTtcagtgtctctctttctgtttcttttggAAATAACAGTCTTACAACACTGAAgtgcaacacacaaacacacacagcataatTCAAAGAGAGAAGATGTGTGCTAACGACCATCAGCGTCACCACAGATAGTGGTTTGTCATGACGTGCTGGTGTGGATCAACCTCCGGGCTAACTGTACATAGAAAACAACGGATGAGGGTGTTTTAACGCACgtcagctgctgctggtgtgtgttGCCCTTTATTCAATGAAATGTACTCACAAGAGATTCTGCACCGCAATGCGAACAAGATTCAGCTCTACATCCGCTTCAGCAGAGATTTTCTGGATGTGTCTAAATCCATCAATATATGGCAGGATCTGCAGTAAACAACACGCAGTGGAACATTACTGGCTCCTTCTAAACTCCATGACCTGAATTGCTGGGTTAATAAGAGTACGTTGTACCAGCAATAACACATTATTGTACCGATAAAATGCCACCTTCTCCTAAACTTATGCCTCCTTTTCATCCATAAAATAAATGGGATGTGAAACAAGACGTCCATATCACGCCATGTGCCACTGATAACAGACCTTCTATCACTaatctttctcctcttcttagAATTTTGGCACATATCTTATCACAACGTCCCTTGATATCAGCCACAAGGCTTACAGTACCTGTTGAGTGGTGAGATCCCATTGAGATTTGATAAAATGGTCTTTGCATTGGGTGAAGACGGGCACATCGTACTCCTGGACAATCGGGGGGTCCTTTCGTAGCTGGATCAGCTTTAAGTGGATGGTGTTGGACTCATCTAACAGCacacacagaacagaaaaagagactagataaaaatgaaataaaaaactattGTTGCCCCCATACCAAAATGAGGTTTTCAAATGCCAAACCATGAACTTCAGTGCTCAATACTTTTCAGTTAGAAGTCTCAACTGAACATTTACTGACATGTCTCATTCTAAAACagttatattgtatatatttgttttagtattttttatagtatcttttttaatacttttattgtaatttttctatatttatgttcttgATATAGTATTTTTATTGTATCTTTTGGATATTTTTACTAAGaattttctattctatatttatgttcttgTTATAGTatctttttcatatttgtattgtaattttttCTATTCTACATTTATGTTCTTGACTTCTGCAGTACTTTgcctgtattttcattttctcttaaTATGTTTACTGTAAGCACCGAACACCAAGGTAAATCCCTGGTAAGTGAAtaacctacttggcaataagcCTTATTCTGATTCTGCGCTTTTTACCGAAATGaatcaaagttaaagatgaaaataaattaaagcacTGGTTAATAATTATGTTTACACTTTTGAAGGATCAATATGATTAATAACTGTTTCGAGAAAGGACATCCATTTCTTATAATCAGTTTTAGAAAAGGGTCTAATTAATCTGTTAGATACCACATCTTGAACATATATCATTGTCTGTAAATAAATTATGGAATATTGTAGGTTAatttttcataaaataataaatttgagTTTGAAAGCTGTCTTTAAACAGCTAGAAAAACAACTAGTATTACAAAATACAATGAGTAAACTGCCGAAAAAGCAAAATTTTGTTGTTGAACATGTCTTTACAATACGCACTTTACACTACTGCTTGCACCGTGGTGGTAATGAAACCGAAGTATCACTAAATAAAATTTATGGTCAGTCACTTTTGGTGCTGCGGTGACAATATCTTCAAAACTAGTTGGAAGAAAATGAGCAGCTGAACAACATGTTTTCTACTAACACTTTTTCAAAACACTTTTACAGTCACTCACTAAATCAGAACTGTTtcctgcaaaacacacacacacacacacacacacacacacacacacatacatataattTGCATTTCACCACCACCCTCCGCATGTATATTAAAGAGTCAAATGGTTGTTTGTCACAgataaaacacagtaaaatacAGAATAATGTACCTATGGGTAAGGTGCAGGCTCCTGTGGCATTAAGTTCTTCTAACAACGTCGACATAATGGGTAAAAGTTTCTGCTTGCTCTCCTCATTGGATATAAAGCCACTCTCCAGCTGCAACACAGCGAGGCACAAAGATTTAAAATCATCTCTGAGATGTCTGAAAACTATCAGCAAAACATTAAAGCAACCAGATGTGACAAGTACAGATGTGAAAATGCATCATTCACTACCTCCAGGGTCGTGAGGTACCCAGACAGCTTCTTGACAATTGGCTCCAGAGCACACGTGTTGGTTTGGGCGTCACAAACAAGGCCAAGGTTAAACAGGAGGGCATTTCTGCTGTACTTTTTATGCTCGATGCACACAGGACACCCGATTAGCTTCTTACCCATGGCCGTGCTAAAACAATAAGATAAAAAGAGCATAGAGAGGATAGTTTGATACTGAAAAAGAGCAACATATGCATAAACATAGATCTCAaaggggcaaaaaaacaaaacaatgaattatGTCAAGGAGAAAGAGTAGATTACATACACTGTTATCAATTTGTTTTGCAGTTCTGGCTTGGTGATGATATAAACCTGAACTGTGTCAAAGAGCTCCCGTGATATGTATTCCTCTGGGACCTGTCACGAAAGGACATAGGGGACATAATACATCCTATAAGATACCATAAGAAGATTATGTACTTTTCACTTCCAAGGTCAACACcacaataagaagaagaagaagttgagGGTTTGGTGCCTTACTCAAGGGCACCTAAGCAGTGCCCAAGAAGCATTCTGGCATCTCTCCAGtgaccagttcacactcagtacttggtccatgcggggacttgaaccatcgaccctccggttcccaagccaagtccctatggaGTGAGCTGCAGTGGCTgaggtgtccttgagcaaggcaccaaacccacAACTGCTCGGGGCGCCTGTCAGGGGCCTCACTCTGtcatctctccattaatgcatgtataaaggtcctgtttgtgcatgtgtgtgtgtgtttctcgtTCCTGTGCATACTATGTACTGTGTAAATATAACAAGAGtgaaaaattgaatttcccctcggggatcaataaagtgcctttcttctctTTATGTTTCTGATATCAGAAACATAATCAATGcctttatatgtaaggcattgatgtatgtatatatctatattaatatttatatttttaatatcttttaatcctGACTTTTTAcagtgcttcctgtattgtaatgagatatatgtaatgtattggtTTTCTTATCTGGACTTTGactctgcaataaagtttgaattgaaaaaaattgaatatcAAATTATGACTTAACAGACATAATTTAACTAtcacaacaataataattagGCCATGTTTTATAGTGACtatggtaattattaataagaCAGTTGTGCTCATTTTATTACTTCTCACCTTGTTAAAAACACAGTATTTGCACACTTACCTGGTATGTTATCTTTGGACCCAGGGTGGGGTGAAACTCACTGAAGAATATACACTCTATTCTAGTGGTCATGCCCATCATAACCCCAGATACACTACCAAATGATCAGCTTAACACACTTTAACCAAACCCTCTcagtctcctgtgtgtgtgtgtgtgtgtgtgtgtgcgtgtgcgtgcgtgtgtgtgtgtgtatgtgtgtgtgtgtgtgtctgccctgATTTGCCTCTAACTGTTATTTAGCATCTGAAGCTAGCTTCCTGTTGTGACGTCTTATAACAAGCTAGAGACCTCTGGTGAAACACATTTAGCAGTTCTTACATCTGGACAACATCCGTACAAATGTGTTAAGACTGTATTTTGGGATTTAAATGCTGTAAACCTAATAGCAAACTATAAAACAACAACTCTCCAGTACTcgactcactcacacacacagcagatagAGGAACAACAATACTGGTGTCTTCACGAGCCACTCGGAATTTACTAACTCAGATAACCGACCTCGTAAATACTACGTAGACAGTGAATGAAAAAGCGGAGAATGCGTCTTTTTTACCAAACAAAAAATAGTAAGATTATCTCAATGTATAAAATCAAAAAAATGTCCGGGTTTTCAGCAACTATCACCACTTTTCAGATGGTCAACAtgctaaaataatatatattcaaTAGTCCCTAAAGGCAGCACTAGTCACCAGGGTTAGAGCTGCGCAGGTGCGACGCAAGTGGAGACGTATTGCGTCATGACGTCACCAGTTGGAGAGGCGTGCTGGCTGCACCATGTGTAGTTCAACCTTCAACTAGCTCTCCATCCGGTTATAGAAAATGTAGTTTAATGTCCATTTAACCGATTTAGGGCAATACAAGTGACCCAGACAGTGTTCATACAGGATAGCACAGCTGATGGCTACACAAACGATGTGTTCCTGTTaaaccaaaataataataacaatgtaaaaaagggtgtgtttgtttagtttgtATCTGTCATGTGGAGCAGATCTGTGAGTGCAGGCTACCGATGCTTTGGGTGCAGGAGTGTTGGACCAAAGGTAACTATCACATagatttgtgttgttgttttcagggAGTCCTCTAACTGTACAGTAGTTTCAGATGAGaactgcatttggcacaatggAGTAAAGCAGGctgttcaaaatataatattacactAGACGTACATGCAAAGGGAAGAGTAAGAAATTAGAGACAAATGATCACCAAAGAAAAAATTGCTTTCCCTACTAAACTTTGAGGGCTATAAGGTAAGTTATTTGTAGCAATAgactatggaggaccacaagagtcattGTAACAAGGCATTTAATTGaataataactaattgtacagtaa containing:
- the nprl2 gene encoding GATOR complex protein NPRL2 isoform X1 yields the protein MMGMTTRIECIFFSEFHPTLGPKITYQVPEEYISRELFDTVQVYIITKPELQNKLITVTAMGKKLIGCPVCIEHKKYSRNALLFNLGLVCDAQTNTCALEPIVKKLSGYLTTLELESGFISNEESKQKLLPIMSTLLEELNATGACTLPIDESNTIHLKLIQLRKDPPIVQEYDVPVFTQCKDHFIKSQWDLTTQQILPYIDGFRHIQKISAEADVELNLVRIAVQNLLYYGAVTLVSIFQYSNVYCTTPKVQSLIDDKSIQEECLSYVTKQGQKRASLRDVFQLYCGLSPGTTVRDLCSRYAQQLQRVDERRLIQFGLMKSLIRRLQKYPVKVIRDERSRLPRLYTGCHSYDEICCKTGISYQELDERLENDPNIVVCWK
- the nprl2 gene encoding GATOR complex protein NPRL2 isoform X2 — translated: MMGMTTRIECIFFSEFHPTLGPKITYQVPEEYISRELFDTVQVYIITKPELQNKLITVTAMGKKLIGCPVCIEHKKYSRNALLFNLGLVCDAQTNTCALEPIVKKLSGYLTTLELESGFISNEESKQKLLPIMSTLLEELNATGACTLPIDESNTIHLKLIQLRKDPPIVQEYDVPVFTQCKDHFIKSQWDLTTQQYSNVYCTTPKVQSLIDDKSIQEECLSYVTKQGQKRASLRDVFQLYCGLSPGTTVRDLCSRYAQQLQRVDERRLIQFGLMKSLIRRLQKYPVKVIRDERSRLPRLYTGCHSYDEICCKTGISYQELDERLENDPNIVVCWK